One window from the genome of Sphaerotilus microaerophilus encodes:
- a CDS encoding SDR family NAD(P)-dependent oxidoreductase, giving the protein MRMKDRVALVTGAGAGIGEGIARRLASEGAALWLADVNGEAVERVAEAIRSDFAAEVGFGRSNVTKPDEVGGMVRAAHARFGRVDVLVNNAWGQRPGRRGHAGVEAVADEDVEWAMRMAPQAALWAMQAVFPGMRQRRWGRVINLCSLNGVNAHPYSVDYNMAKEALRTLTRTAAREWAPHGICCNAICPGAATDAYRRYAAAQPENAAEMLRFNPMGRMGDPETDIGGVALFLASEDCRYLTGNTLFVDGGSHINGVPWLPQPKPR; this is encoded by the coding sequence ATGCGAATGAAGGACAGGGTGGCCCTGGTCACCGGGGCTGGAGCGGGTATTGGCGAGGGCATTGCCCGGCGCCTGGCCTCGGAGGGGGCGGCGCTCTGGCTGGCCGACGTGAACGGCGAGGCTGTGGAACGGGTTGCCGAGGCGATCCGGAGCGACTTTGCTGCCGAGGTCGGCTTCGGTCGCAGCAACGTCACCAAGCCTGATGAGGTGGGTGGCATGGTCCGGGCCGCACACGCGCGTTTCGGGCGAGTCGACGTCCTGGTCAACAACGCCTGGGGGCAGCGGCCTGGACGACGTGGCCACGCAGGGGTGGAGGCGGTGGCCGACGAGGACGTCGAGTGGGCCATGCGCATGGCGCCTCAGGCTGCGCTCTGGGCCATGCAGGCGGTGTTTCCCGGCATGAGGCAGCGCCGCTGGGGGCGGGTGATCAACCTCTGTTCACTCAACGGCGTGAATGCCCATCCCTATTCGGTGGACTACAACATGGCCAAGGAGGCACTGCGCACCCTCACCCGCACGGCAGCGCGCGAGTGGGCGCCCCACGGAATCTGCTGCAATGCGATCTGCCCGGGTGCCGCGACGGATGCCTACCGACGGTACGCGGCCGCGCAACCCGAGAACGCGGCCGAGATGCTGCGCTTCAACCCGATGGGCCGCATGGGCGACCCGGAGACCGACATCGGCGGTGTCGCACTGTTCCTTGCCAGCGAGGACTGCCGCTACCTGACCGGCAACACGCTGTTCGTGGACGGCGGCAGCCACATCAACGGCGTGCCCTGGTTGCCGCAGCCCAAGCCGCGTTGA
- a CDS encoding SDR family NAD(P)-dependent oxidoreductase, with amino-acid sequence MRLKDKVVLVTGAGQGMGRAIARRFADEGATVVALDLNLEAARQTLEGSGSAGTAFALNVADSAAVNDVVDQVVARFGRVDVLVNNAGTGGVDAFADISDESWARVLGVNLNGAFYCARAAVRAMLKTGGGAVINVSSTAAVSGDGPAHYVASKAALMGLTRTMAKELAKSGIRVNTLVPGPTNTPMMQGIPKEWSDAIIAGVPMGRMAEPDDIARVAVFLASDDSGFVTGQNLAVNGGSAFL; translated from the coding sequence ATGAGACTCAAGGACAAGGTGGTGCTGGTGACCGGTGCCGGGCAGGGCATGGGACGGGCGATTGCTCGGCGCTTTGCCGATGAAGGTGCGACCGTGGTCGCGTTGGATCTGAACCTGGAGGCTGCCCGGCAGACACTGGAGGGGTCGGGATCTGCGGGCACCGCGTTCGCGCTGAACGTGGCCGATTCCGCAGCCGTGAACGACGTGGTGGACCAGGTCGTGGCGCGCTTTGGGCGGGTGGACGTGCTGGTCAACAACGCCGGGACCGGTGGCGTCGATGCCTTTGCCGACATCAGCGACGAGAGCTGGGCGCGTGTGCTGGGTGTGAACCTGAACGGCGCGTTCTACTGCGCCCGCGCTGCGGTGCGCGCGATGCTCAAGACCGGCGGCGGAGCCGTGATCAACGTCTCCAGCACCGCTGCGGTCAGCGGTGACGGCCCCGCGCACTATGTCGCCTCCAAGGCTGCCTTGATGGGCCTGACCCGCACGATGGCCAAGGAGCTGGCCAAGAGCGGAATCCGTGTCAACACCTTGGTGCCCGGCCCGACGAACACGCCGATGATGCAGGGCATCCCCAAGGAATGGTCCGATGCCATCATTGCCGGCGTGCCGATGGGCCGCATGGCCGAGCCGGACGACATCGCCCGGGTGGCGGTGTTCCTGGCCAGCGACGACAGCGGCTTCGTCACCGGCCAGAACCTGGCGGTCAACGGCGGCAGCGCCTTCCTCTGA